DNA sequence from the Deltaproteobacteria bacterium genome:
TGAAAATGCGAATATCGAATATCGAATATCGAATAATGAATGTCGAAGTAAGGTTGGTTTTGAACTCGTAACCCGTAACTCTATTTTCGTACTAAAAAATAGCATATTGAAAAGGGGATAGCAACAAGTAATAGGGCTCCGGGAATAAGAAAAAGGGCTTCCCATTTTTTTTCTTTTAAATTATTATCAATCCGCTTATAATACCACTTATTGTAGAATAGATCGCCATTTTCCCTATCTGTGGTATTAAACCTGCCAAGCAGGCCTGTTTCCTGCAAAGTCCGCTATGGCGGACAGGTTTCGCGAAGATAATAAATATCATCTAAAGCATTCAAGAAAAGGATTTAAGTAATGACGGCTCAGACTTCCCCCCTCGTTTTAACCCCCAATGCTAAAATCGTATTGAACAAACGCTATCTTAAAAAAGATAACCAGGGCCAGGTGATCGAAAAACCTGAAGATATGTTCCGGCGGGTGGCCCAGGTCGTGGCCTCGGCCGATGCCCTCTACGGACAGGAGGATCAAGCCAAAAAGTCCGAAGCATTATTTTTTCAGATCATGACCCGGATGGAATTTTTGCCAAATTCCCCCACCCTGATGAATGCCGGCCGGTCTTTAGGCCAGCTTTCGGCCTGTTTTGTCCTCCCGGTCGAGGACTCCATCGACAGTATCTTTGAGGCCATAAAACAAACGGCCATTATCCATAAAAGTGGGGGGGGGACCGGATTTTCATTTTCCCGGATCAGGCCTGAAAAAGATACGGTTAAATCCACCCACGGGATTTCCAGCGGTCCCATTTCTTTTATGACTGTTTTTGACGTGGCTACCGAGACCATCAAACAGGGTGGGACCCGCCGGGGGGCCAATATGGGCCTGCTGCGGGTGGACCACCCGGACATTGAAAAATTTATCGAAGCCAAATTGCAGACCGACCGGTTAAGCAACTTCAATCTTTCAGTTTTGATCCCCGACTCTTTTATGGAGGCCGTAGAAAACAACCAGGAATACGCCTTGATCAATCCCCACACCGGTCAAAAGACCCGGTCGGTTTCTGCCAAGGTCATCTTTGACAAGATTGTCGATTCGGCCTGGAGAAGCGGAGAACCGGGTGTGGTCTTTATCGATCGGATCAATCGGGACAACCCGACCCCACACTTGGGGCCCATCGAGGCCACCAATCCCTGCGGCGAACAACCTTTACTCCCCTATGAGTCCTGCAACCTGGGATCGATCAACCTCTCCCGGCTGGCCAAGAAAGGGGAACTCGACTTTAAGAGACTGAAAACCCTGGTTCAGGCGGCCATCCATTTTCTTGACAATGTTATTGATGTCAATAAATATCCCCTGCCAAAAATCGAGAAGATGAGTAAGGGGAACAGAAAGATCGGCTTGGGGATCATGGGGTTTGCCGATCTGTTGATCCAGTTAGGCGTACCGTATAATTCTCCCCAGGCGGTGGACCTTGCCGAAAAGATTATGGGCATTATTGAAACCGAGTCCCGACAGACTTCGGAACGGTTGGCCAAAGAAAGAGGGAATTTTCCAAATTTCATTGGGAGTATTTTTGATCAGCCGGATAAAAAGATATCCGGCATGCGGAATGCCACCACGACAACCATTGCCCCTACCGGGACGATCAGCATTATCGCCGGTACTTCCAGCGGAATCGAACCCCTCTTTGCGGTCTCCTACTTCCGGACGGTGTTAGATGGGACCCGGATGGTTGAAGTCAACCCCTTTTTTAAAAAAATGGCCAAAGAAAAGGGGTTTTATTCCTCTCAATTGATGGAACAAATCGCCCAGGAAGGCTCCATCCAGAATATTCCGGGCATCCCTGACGATATCAAGGCCCTTTTTGTTACTTCCCATGACATCAGCCCGGAATGTCACATCCAAATACAGGCCGCTTTTCAAAAGTTTACCGACAATGCCGTGTCCAAAACCATCAACTTCCCACATGAAGCCACCCCGGAGGATATTGAGAAGGCCTACTTGATGGCCTATCATCAGGGGTGTAAAGGGGTGACCATCTACCGATACGGCAGCCGGGAAACCCAGGTCCTGAATCTTAATAAATGCACCGACACATCCAAAATCAGCCCCCGGCCGCGTCCTACCCGGACCCTTGGGATTACAGAACGGATTTCCACAGGTTGCGGTAAACTTTATGTGACCATTAATTCCGACGAGAAGGGGATTTGCGAAGTCTTTGCCCAGATGGGTAAGACCGGCGGATGTGCTTCCTCTCAAATTGAAGCTACGGGACGTTTGATTTCTTTGGCCTTGCGTTCCGGGATCAGCCTGCCATCGATTATGAAACAGATTTCAGGTATTCGTTGCCCGTCCCCAACCTGGGGAAACGGCCACCAGGTCCTTTCCTGTCCGGATGCCATCAGCCGGGTGATCAGCAACTATAC
Encoded proteins:
- a CDS encoding vitamin B12-dependent ribonucleotide reductase encodes the protein MTAQTSPLVLTPNAKIVLNKRYLKKDNQGQVIEKPEDMFRRVAQVVASADALYGQEDQAKKSEALFFQIMTRMEFLPNSPTLMNAGRSLGQLSACFVLPVEDSIDSIFEAIKQTAIIHKSGGGTGFSFSRIRPEKDTVKSTHGISSGPISFMTVFDVATETIKQGGTRRGANMGLLRVDHPDIEKFIEAKLQTDRLSNFNLSVLIPDSFMEAVENNQEYALINPHTGQKTRSVSAKVIFDKIVDSAWRSGEPGVVFIDRINRDNPTPHLGPIEATNPCGEQPLLPYESCNLGSINLSRLAKKGELDFKRLKTLVQAAIHFLDNVIDVNKYPLPKIEKMSKGNRKIGLGIMGFADLLIQLGVPYNSPQAVDLAEKIMGIIETESRQTSERLAKERGNFPNFIGSIFDQPDKKISGMRNATTTTIAPTGTISIIAGTSSGIEPLFAVSYFRTVLDGTRMVEVNPFFKKMAKEKGFYSSQLMEQIAQEGSIQNIPGIPDDIKALFVTSHDISPECHIQIQAAFQKFTDNAVSKTINFPHEATPEDIEKAYLMAYHQGCKGVTIYRYGSRETQVLNLNKCTDTSKISPRPRPTRTLGITERISTGCGKLYVTINSDEKGICEVFAQMGKTGGCASSQIEATGRLISLALRSGISLPSIMKQISGIRCPSPTWGNGHQVLSCPDAISRVISNYTQAKIEEDEKIMGSCPDCGGQVVHENGCLTCHSCGFSRCS